The Leptolyngbya iicbica LK DNA window TGGGTTAGGTCGCCAATGGTGGGGTTGAGTTGAGCGATCGCAATTTTCATAACAGTTACCGATACACAGTGAATGTCTTAAACGCTTGGATCACGAACTGAGTCATGCACAGAGAATGCGAGGGGCGATCGCCATCCAGCTTGGGTCATGTGGCCCCATTGCCGGCTAAATAAAGACCATCGGCTTATCTTTCAATAGCTCGAAGGCATCGGCGTCGAAGCGGTAGAGGCTGGCGGGGCGACCGGCTCCTCGGGAGGTTTTGTTGCCCGTGTCTTCTAAAAAGCCCAGCTTGAGCAGTCGCGCCCGAAAGTTGGAATAGTCGGAAAAGCCTTCGCCTAAGACCGTGACGTAGAGCTGGTAAAGGTCTCCCAGGGTGAAAATATCCGGCAAGACATCGAAGGCGATCGGGCTATATTCCAGCTTATTTTTGAGGCGTTGGTAGCCATAGGCGAGCACCTCGGCATGGTCGAAGGCCAGCGTGGGCACTTGCGCGAGGGGATACCAGGCAATGCCGCTGACGCCGTCGGCAATGAGTTCCGCTTCGGCAAAGCGCACCAAGGCAAAGTGGCTGACTGAGAGATAGCGCACGCCGTAGGAATCCTCCTCCTCGCGGGGATCGCGATCCGGCCCGCCAAAGGTGTAGAGCTGTTCGAGATAGAGGTTGTTGACGCGAATCTTTTCGGACAGCACCCGGTAGGCGGCATCTTCTAACGATTCGCCCTGGCGTACCAGGGTGCCGGGCAAGCTCCAGCA harbors:
- a CDS encoding NUDIX hydrolase, with protein sequence MNAEPLADFKVGVDNVIFSVDTDQNRLLVLLVMRHDAPYCGCWSLPGTLVRQGESLEDAAYRVLSEKIRVNNLYLEQLYTFGGPDRDPREEEDSYGVRYLSVSHFALVRFAEAELIADGVSGIAWYPLAQVPTLAFDHAEVLAYGYQRLKNKLEYSPIAFDVLPDIFTLGDLYQLYVTVLGEGFSDYSNFRARLLKLGFLEDTGNKTSRGAGRPASLYRFDADAFELLKDKPMVFI